A DNA window from bacterium contains the following coding sequences:
- a CDS encoding IS66 family transposase, producing the protein MTNEKTKPTYEELELEVAKLRAELAHLKRMIFGQKRERFIPAHTDSQMILSEVANIETTQPALKTETISYTRRKPVTSQPVGHGRQALPADLPRKEIVIEPEQIVPGMKKIRDEVTEVLEYIPPSFFVLKYIRPIYALPQEEGVVIGQLPSRPIDKGIAGPGFLAQILIDKYIDHLPLYRQWKRNQRLGIDIPESTMGGWVKACGDLLRPLYECQKDKVLSSPYLMVDETTIHVLDRDKKGKTHLGYYWVYYSPPIRQVFFEYRQGRNQEAPAQTLKTFKGYLQTDGYAGYELVSSQPGITPLACMAHARRYFFDAQPTDSSLRLWMLDHIQALYDIEAQAKKRNLSSVERFQLRQAESIPVLDAMEKWLHENCTRVLPKSDLAKAIGYMMNRWQLLRRYVSDGLVEIDNNLVENAIRPIALGRKNYLFAGSHEGAQRAAIVYTLVANAGLAGIDPFTYLRDVLNRIADYPFNRLSELLACNYQPLPEIADHSVQPQ; encoded by the coding sequence GTGACCAACGAAAAAACAAAACCCACTTACGAAGAACTCGAACTTGAAGTTGCCAAGCTTCGAGCTGAACTGGCCCATCTTAAACGAATGATCTTTGGGCAGAAGCGGGAGCGCTTTATTCCCGCGCACACGGATAGCCAGATGATATTGTCGGAAGTGGCAAATATCGAAACCACTCAACCAGCGCTAAAAACGGAAACCATCAGCTATACCCGTCGCAAGCCGGTTACCTCTCAACCGGTTGGTCATGGCCGACAAGCGTTGCCGGCTGATTTACCTCGCAAAGAAATCGTTATCGAACCGGAACAAATCGTCCCGGGCATGAAAAAAATCCGCGATGAGGTTACCGAAGTCCTGGAATACATCCCACCGTCCTTTTTCGTTCTCAAATACATTCGCCCGATCTATGCTTTGCCCCAAGAAGAAGGTGTTGTTATTGGCCAGTTGCCATCCCGTCCCATTGATAAAGGCATTGCCGGCCCCGGATTTTTAGCACAGATACTCATTGATAAGTATATCGATCACTTGCCCTTATATCGGCAATGGAAACGTAATCAGCGACTGGGAATCGATATTCCCGAATCTACCATGGGCGGTTGGGTGAAGGCCTGCGGCGACTTGCTTCGTCCGCTGTATGAATGCCAAAAAGATAAAGTGCTTTCATCCCCTTATCTGATGGTGGATGAAACGACCATCCATGTGCTGGATCGCGATAAAAAAGGAAAAACGCACCTCGGCTATTATTGGGTCTATTACTCGCCACCTATTCGCCAGGTCTTTTTCGAATATCGCCAGGGACGAAATCAAGAGGCGCCTGCGCAAACGCTCAAAACATTTAAAGGGTATTTGCAGACCGACGGCTATGCCGGATATGAACTCGTTTCCAGTCAACCGGGAATCACCCCCCTAGCGTGCATGGCTCATGCTCGACGATATTTCTTTGACGCGCAACCAACCGATTCATCGCTTCGCCTGTGGATGCTGGATCACATCCAGGCGTTGTACGACATAGAAGCACAGGCTAAGAAACGTAATCTGTCGTCAGTTGAGCGGTTCCAGCTTCGTCAAGCCGAATCTATTCCCGTTTTGGATGCTATGGAAAAATGGCTTCATGAAAATTGTACCCGCGTGCTGCCCAAAAGTGATCTGGCAAAAGCAATCGGCTATATGATGAACCGATGGCAATTATTGCGTCGTTATGTCTCAGACGGACTTGTTGAAATCGATAATAACCTGGTTGAAAACGCCATCCGACCAATAGCTTTGGGACGAAAGAATTATCTCTTTGCCGGCTCGCATGAAGGAGCGCAAAGGGCTGCCATCGTTTATACGCTGGTTGCCAACGCCGGTCTCGCGGGTATTGATCCTTTTACGTATCTGCGCGATGTGTTGAATCGAATTGCCGATTATCCCTTTAATCGTTTGTCTGAACTCTTGGCCTGCAATTATCAACCTTTGCCGGAAATAGCTGATCATTCTGTACAACCTCAGTAG
- the tnpB gene encoding IS66 family insertion sequence element accessory protein TnpB, with protein sequence MEPWIMLFNSFSGLHVYLYRQPTDMRKSFEGLSGIVSSALDANPLSGDVFVFLNKRRDRIKLMLWDRDGFWIFYKRLEKGTFQLPAIDSSMDAVELSYDMLWLMIAGIDSNFIKRRPRYVLKNGTTC encoded by the coding sequence ATGGAACCCTGGATCATGCTATTTAACAGCTTCTCCGGCCTTCACGTTTATCTGTATCGCCAGCCGACAGACATGCGGAAAAGCTTTGAAGGACTATCCGGCATTGTCAGTTCGGCTCTTGATGCGAATCCTCTCTCAGGAGATGTGTTTGTCTTTCTCAACAAACGCCGTGACCGCATCAAGTTAATGCTGTGGGATCGCGATGGCTTTTGGATTTTTTACAAGCGTCTGGAAAAAGGGACCTTTCAATTGCCAGCTATCGATTCTTCTATGGATGCCGTCGAATTATCCTATGACATGCTGTGGCTGATGATTGCCGGTATTGACTCCAATTTCATCAAGAGACGGCCCCGATACGTGTTAAAAAATGGAACAACCTGCTGA
- a CDS encoding radical SAM protein has product MADYYRYKQYSEMRLPLKGDIDLTYRCNNNCRHCWLVIPNTKKNSSDELKLQEWIALIDQARALGTREWSISGGEPMLREDFAELAGYIKSKSIYYTVFTNGMYITPAIAKLLKGCDLQISLYGATAEVYDHITRHPGGYEQLMQGIARLHEAGTPFTIRAFPMRDNYHQWPQMLELAHKLAGMVRIGATWLFLSAGGDPHRNAEIDAQRLTPEEVIALEPPDVCYDENLLESMGCAVPDRSQGLYAACLNSRHIFHIDPYGMMSFCSLIKDPRLRYDLRKGTFAQGWEKFIPSLAEFGSGDGEYASTCGACEKRTVCRMCPSYSFLEHRRHAAKIDYVCRITDAVERYRENWLQNHRRYFSLGGFSIQVDSDQPFTAESLDKRFEPFLADRKEGEPLQLQIRHELPKISNSELGELIYDQPPWRVFKKPNGWIHQCYIDDDGERKIMQTAVFNQTYSKAKIFNRSDSYLAARTKRDTLTHFPSDLLWLSQVLAHHQGFYLHSAGMIIRNQGVLFVGIRPVKYVCVAN; this is encoded by the coding sequence ATGGCTGATTATTACCGATATAAACAATACTCTGAAATGCGGCTGCCGCTCAAGGGCGATATCGATCTGACCTATCGCTGCAATAATAACTGCCGCCACTGCTGGTTGGTTATCCCCAATACCAAGAAAAACAGCAGCGATGAATTGAAATTGCAGGAATGGATCGCACTCATCGATCAGGCCCGCGCACTGGGAACTCGCGAATGGTCGATTTCAGGCGGCGAGCCCATGCTGCGGGAAGATTTTGCCGAATTGGCCGGCTATATTAAAAGCAAATCCATTTACTACACTGTTTTTACCAACGGCATGTACATTACGCCGGCTATCGCCAAACTGCTCAAGGGCTGTGATCTGCAGATCTCCTTATATGGAGCTACCGCTGAAGTCTATGATCATATCACCCGCCATCCCGGCGGTTATGAACAGCTTATGCAGGGAATTGCGCGCTTGCACGAAGCGGGCACACCGTTCACCATCCGCGCTTTTCCTATGCGCGACAATTACCACCAATGGCCGCAAATGCTGGAACTGGCTCACAAACTGGCCGGCATGGTGCGCATCGGCGCTACCTGGCTTTTTCTTTCAGCCGGCGGCGATCCACATCGCAATGCCGAGATCGATGCTCAGCGACTGACCCCCGAAGAGGTCATCGCTTTAGAGCCGCCGGATGTCTGCTATGATGAAAATCTGCTGGAAAGCATGGGATGTGCTGTTCCGGATCGCTCCCAGGGTCTTTATGCGGCTTGTTTGAATTCCCGGCATATTTTTCACATCGATCCGTATGGTATGATGAGCTTTTGCTCCCTGATCAAAGATCCCCGTCTGCGCTATGATCTGCGCAAAGGCACATTTGCCCAGGGCTGGGAAAAATTCATCCCCTCTCTGGCTGAATTCGGCTCTGGTGATGGGGAATATGCCTCGACCTGCGGCGCCTGTGAAAAACGTACGGTGTGCCGAATGTGCCCGAGCTACAGTTTTCTCGAGCACCGGCGCCATGCCGCCAAGATCGACTATGTTTGCCGCATCACCGATGCTGTTGAGCGCTATCGCGAAAACTGGCTGCAGAACCATCGCCGGTATTTCTCGCTCGGCGGTTTTTCCATTCAGGTCGATTCGGACCAGCCGTTCACTGCGGAAAGCTTGGATAAACGATTCGAGCCCTTTCTGGCAGATCGCAAAGAAGGCGAACCGCTTCAGCTGCAGATCCGTCACGAATTGCCGAAAATTTCCAATAGTGAGTTGGGCGAATTGATTTACGATCAGCCGCCCTGGAGAGTGTTTAAAAAGCCCAACGGCTGGATCCACCAATGCTATATTGATGACGACGGCGAGCGCAAGATTATGCAGACCGCGGTTTTTAATCAAACCTACTCAAAGGCGAAAATCTTTAACCGCAGCGACAGCTACTTGGCCGCTCGCACAAAACGGGATACTCTGACCCATTTTCCCTCAGACCTGCTTTGGCTAAGCCAGGTGCTGGCTCATCATCAGGGATTCTATCTGCATTCGGCAGGCATGATCATTCGAAATCAGGGCGTGCTGTTCGTCGGTATCCGCCCTGTGAAGTACGTATGCGTGGCGAACTAG